A single genomic interval of Plodia interpunctella isolate USDA-ARS_2022_Savannah chromosome 14, ilPloInte3.2, whole genome shotgun sequence harbors:
- the LOC128675107 gene encoding atypical protein kinase C isoform X2, whose translation MSCAVGLAKLFTGSIYRRGARRWRKLYRVNGHIFQAKRFNRRAFCAFCQDRIWGLGRQGFKCIQCKLLVHKKCHKLVQKPCSNEHVDPVEVKEDANGESTLGRASSVRSRAEPEPSLAEPPPAPAPALRPEDLEPGSQRQYSLEDFELIRVIGRGSYAKVLMVELKRTKRVYAMKVIKKALVTDDEDIDWVQTEKHVFETASNHPFLVGLHSCFQTPSRLFFVIEFVRGGDLMFHMQRQRRLPEEHARFYAAEISLALHFLHERGVIYRDLKLDNVLLDHEGHIKLTDYGMCKEGVRPGDTTSTFCGTPNYIAPEILRGEEYGFSVDWWALGVLTYEMLAGRSPFDITHAHDDPDQNTEDYLFQVILEKTIRIPRSLSVKAASVLKGFLNKNPVERLGCGESGFMDIVSHPFFRSIEWEMLEQKQVVPPFKPRLEGERDLANFPPEFTDEPVHLTPDNDTVIADIDQSEFEGFEYVNPLLMSLEDCV comes from the exons ATGTCTTGCGCTGTGGGCCTGGCCAAATTATTTACAG GGAGCATATACAGACGCGGCGCGCGGCGGTGGCGGAAGCTGTACCGGGTGAACGGACACATTTTCCAGGCCAAACGGTTCAATAGA cGCGCCTTCTGTGCCTTCTGCCAAGACCGCATATGGGGACTGGGGCGGCAAGGTTTCAAGTGCATACAATGCAAGTTACTGGTGCATAAGAAATGTCACAAATTGGTGCAGAAGCCGTGCTCCAACGAACACGTGGACCCGGTGGAAGTGAAGGAAGACGCCAATGGGGAGAGCACGCTGGGTCGAGCCTCTTCAGTCAG GTCACGAGCGGAGCCCGAGCCGTCGCTGGCGGAGccgccgccggcgccggcgcccgCGCTGCGCCCCGAGGACCTAGAGCCGGGCTCGCAGCGGCAGTACTCTCTAGAGGACTTCGAGCTCATCAGGGTCATCGGACGAGGGTCCTATGCTAAG GTGCTGATGGTAGAACTGAAGCGGACGAAGCGAGTGTACGCCATGAAGGTGATCAAGAAGGCGCTAGTGACCGACGACGAGGACATCGACTGGGTCCAGACTGAGAAGCATGTGTTTGAGACAGCTTCCAACCACCCCTTCCTAGTGGGGTTGCATTCTTGCTTCCAGACGCCGAGTCGGTTGTTCTTCGTCATTGAGTTTGTTAGAGGAGGCGATCTTAT GTTCCACATGCAGCGCCAGCGGCGTCTGCCCGAGGAGCACGCGCGGTTCTACGCGGCGGAGATCTCTTTGGCGCTGCACTTCCTGCACGAGCGCGGCGTCATCTACCGCGACCTCAAGCTGGACAACGTGCTGCTCGACCACGAGGGACACATCAAGCTCACCGACTACGGCATGTGCAAG GAGGGCGTCCGCCCCGGAGACACCACATCCACCTTCTGCGGAACACCCAACTACATCGCGCCGGAGATCCTGCGCGGAGAAGAATATGGATTCTCCGTGGACTGGTGGGCGCTGGGCGTGCTCACCTACGAGATGTTGGCGGGGCGGTCGCCGTTTGACATCACGCATGCGCATGACGACCCTGACCAGAACACCGAGGACTATCTCTTCCAG GTAATCCTAGAGAAGACAATTCGTATACCCCGCTCGTTGTCGGTGAAGGCGGCGTCAGTTCTGAAGGGCTTCCTCAACAAGAACCCCGTGGAGAGGCTGGGCTGCGGCGAGAGCGGATTCATGGACATCGTCAGCCATCCCTTCTTCAGGAGCATTGAGTGGGAGATG CTGGAGCAGAAGCAGGTGGTGCCGCCGTTCAAGCCGCGGCTGGAGGGCGAGCGCGACCTCGCCAACTTCCCGCCCGAGTTCACGGACGAGCCCGTGCACCTCACGCCCGACAACGA CACGGTGATCGCAGACATCGACCAGTCTGAATTCGAAGGGTTCGAATACGTGAACCCCCTCCTGATGTCCCTGGAGGACTGCGTGTGA